In the Salvia splendens isolate huo1 chromosome 16, SspV2, whole genome shotgun sequence genome, GGCTGCATAACATTATTGTATTTCAAAACCCAAATAATTAAGCATTTGTCCATTTATCCTAATTCTGAATAAATTCTCGTCCATGGTAAAAGGACAAATTTAATCAGTTGCAAATTTTAAGAAATCATGTAACTTATTTTATaaagaaatgaattaaaaagtCAGTAAAACgtgagttattttttttatattaattttatagtagaatatatttataatgagTTTGTGGAGTATGAATCTAATTACTAAAGTGGAAAAAATGAATGTATGTGCATACGtcccaaaatataaaaaatgtactTCTACTATCTTTTATTCGCGGACAGATGAAGtatttatatacaaatatactACTTCCTCCCTCTGTTTCACAATAGGAGTCATATTGGGTGtaggcatgagttttaagaatataaagaatagtgtgtttgaaaagttagtggaatatgatgtccagttttttatatttgttttataataaaatgttactgaagtgagttagtggaatatatgacctacttattatttatgataaaagtaaaatgtagctcttattgtgggactgatcaaaatatcaaaacatgACTTTTATTGTGAGCACGAGGGATTAATTAGTTATTTAGTTTCCCCTAAACAGGAGTACTCATTTCTCTTAATTTAGTTGAGTCCTTTTGTCATTCCACtgttatttttctttatcttcTATGCTATTTTAatctcattttaattatttattttattctttttatacttcattttttaatttattttattttgttttcactCAATTATTGAACAATCATTTTCTAAATCTCGTGTTCATAACAATCACCTTAGCTACATATTTCTGAAGTGAAATGAGGTagtacattaataaaatattaaatggattTTGAGTAAACACATTGACTCAAACATTCTTTTTACttacataaaatattttttagagaACGTGGGTCTTAATTTTTTGAACTTTCACCATAGAATTCAAATGATATTGGGTACAAAATTCAAACTCACTCACTTTGATGACAATTATTATTTTCACCAAACTCTTCGAcctaatttattactattattttcagACTCCCATTTTTAGGAAAATTGCTTATTATACAAAGAAATACAGTTTGAAACACTTAGATACAAATTATTTCACACTCCCATTTTCAGGAGAATTTATTAttgtaggagtatatattttttacaaACTACTATAATATATGATGTAACTATATTATGTTTATATCTAAAATTAATTTGTGTCGAAGTTTAATATTCTAAGTCATCTAGAGAAATTAATGGGTATGTGTGTACGTGATTCATTCAATAATTATTGttcatttgaaaatttatttttttataagtgTCACTAGTCGCATTTAAAAAGTGAGGGTAAAAAAAGTTGTCAATTTTTCACTAATGATGTGAAATGTGAGTCGTGGTGGTGACTTTTGATATGCTGGGCTGCATTATTTTCCCAATGGGCATACTTTTTATGTCTTTTTTCAACTTAGAATCTtctaaagttttttttttgaaattttggcgaataaaaaataattatttcaatttctgATGTATAGTAATTCATCCGTCACGAAAGTATGAACATTTAGTTAAACACGTATTAAAATGTACTCTGCTCTGTCCtattagaaatgaaatatttactTTTTGGCACAAGagtttatatagtgttgttttgtgagttaataagataagaatatactaaaagagatgaaaaagtaaagactgtgttgttttcatttcataaaatgttccatttttaatgggataaaaagaaattggtaaagtaagaaaaattcgagaaataatagtataagtagtgttagtagatagtagatttcatattattagtactataatcgaatttctaaaattaaaaaatttatacttttcaagaatagatttaaaaaaataattcttaatttttgagaaataaataaagtaattgATTAGTCGAAAGAATATTATTGAATCAATTGAATTGGGTTTCAGCGCCGAATCTTGTTATGCAATTCTCATctcaaatttcaagattttcgtggataatatttcattaaataattattaaatcgTGCATTCGCTCAACTGATGCAGTTTTGAAAGAATTGGTGAATACGTCTACCTACAAAATAATACCCTTCCTTTCTCCCTCTTCTGTAAATATGacaatacaaattttaattatccatCAATCTCGATTTAAATgagatatatattttttggttCGTTCCAATCTAAATTAGACGTTTTATATTTTAACAATAATTAACTCACACATCTCTCCTATTTTAACATATTATGTCTTGTACTTTATAATGTATCTTATTTTGTTATGTCTTTATCTTTCTTATATTAAACAACTATCTAAACTTATGTCTCAAAATAAAAACTTCTCACTTAAATCGAAACAAAAAGATTACCAATttagtaaaatatgaaaaaaataattaaaatattattaataacgAAATAGACTCAATTTATAATCAAGAAAACTATACTGAAAATATTTAGGAAGATTATATATGAACAAAAGTTTCCGCAGCTCGAAAATAGTACTATTTGACTGAACACTTATGGTAGAAAAAATGGAAGAATCTTGATGTATATTTAGATGAATAAATACACAACACAAAGATACAAGAGTACTATATTGCTTTTGGTTCTCCTCTTGTTGTAACCTTTTTCCACacactcactctctctctctctctctctctctctctgtctcaacAAGCTCTCCTTTAGGTCCCTTCATTTCAGGCGGATAGCCGCTGTGTGTTTACAGATCCAAGACTACTACAAAAAGCTTTGGTAATTTTTTGCACCTCCTTTTCCCtttcccctttttctttttGGAGATGAGACACTATCTACCTCTAAAGTGTGAAGATCACATTTTTATCTCTGCATTTCCATCTGTCTCCTTTTTTTGCTCTTACAAGTTTCCTCTCTTATCATGACCAACATTTCTCTCTCCCCCCTAAATTTTGAGTGGCCTTCTTGGTATTACGTCTTTGCTCTTGTTTTTGTGTGGATTCTAGCTGtctatttttctttctatatgcTTTTTTTGGGAATTTTTAGATTTATGAAGATGTGGGCTCTTGAATTCTGGTGCTTTTTTATGTTGGGATTTTACCATGAAGTAAAAAGTTTGAATCTTTACAAAAGTTTGAATCTTTACATTCTTCTTTGTTTATGGGGGGAGGGATTACTCAAATATGAATTTTTGATGcttaattttatggaaatgagTGTGGGGGAGAGTAGTCCGGATTGAATTGATTTGATTCTTGAAGGGTGAAAGAAATTTAGACTTCCTTGAATTGGATCCAAAGATTACTACTTTACACCTTATTTGAGTTGGGTTTATTGGTTGAAGGAAACTTCCAAGTCCTGTAATTCACAACCAGCTTATAGCTTGATTttaaaatactataaaaatgGAGTCTTGATTTTGTAGTATTAGCTTTTTTGTACAACCTTTCTTATATATTATCCCCCAAATCACAGGAAAAGAATCTATATATAGATGGAGGAAGGTGAGGATTCAAGAAAATGGGATGAATTACTACCTGATGCACTAGGCCTAATATTCAAGAACCTCTCACTATGTGAGGTTCTAACAGTTGTTCCAAGGGTTTGCAAATCGTGGGGACGAGCAGCCACGGGGCCTTACTGCTGGCAAGAGATCGACGTTGAGGAATGGAGTCGAAACAGGAAGCCTGAGGTCGTGGATAGAATGCTCCGATTGCTGATAGCTAGAAGCTGTGGCTCTCTGAGAAAGCTCACTGTCTCCGGCCTCTCCTTGGACAAAACCCTTTTGTTCATAGCAGATCAGTGAGTATTTAAGTatgttgagtttagtttttCTGACTCTTTGTTCCTTAATTCGTGCGATTTTGGTTTCTAGTGGTCGATCTCTGCGAAGTTTGAGACTGCCGAGAAGCGAAATACACGACGCAGTAGTGGGGAAGGCTGCTGCAATGCTGTGTGGTCTCACATTTGTGGATTTGAGCTACTGCATTAGTGTTGGAGCTGAAGGTCTTGAGGCATTAGGGAAGAACTGCAAGTCTCTGAGCAGCTTGAGGCGGATAATGCACCCGTTGGAGGTGATCGAGAAGCTCTCCCAAGATGATGAAGCCCTGGCCATTGCTTCCACGATGCCCAAGCTCAAGAATCTCGAGATTGCATACTTGCTCGTGGACACGGCCAGTATCGTCGAAATTCTCAGCAACTGCAAGCACCTCGAGCTGCTGGACGTGCGCGGGTGCTGGGGCGTGAAGCTGGACGAGAAATTTGTGAAGATGTTCCCCAAGTTGAAGGTGGTCGGGCCCCTCGTGGTGGACTGCTACGACATGAACGGATGGGACAACTGCTCGGACTACTCGGGCTCGTCGGGGTACCTGGCTTGGGACTTTGTCGCCGGCGACGACGACATTGATGACGATGACGAGGAGTATGGGGACATGCTTGATGACCTGTGGGGGGACGAGAACCCGATGGACGATGTGGAGATGTGGTTCTATGACGACGTGCACGCGGTGGACGCTGGCTACGATTGGCCGCAGTCGCCTTGAGTGAGGTTTGGATGTGAATGTGATATGAAGGTGtttggtg is a window encoding:
- the LOC121772007 gene encoding F-box protein FBW2-like, with protein sequence MEEGEDSRKWDELLPDALGLIFKNLSLCEVLTVVPRVCKSWGRAATGPYCWQEIDVEEWSRNRKPEVVDRMLRLLIARSCGSLRKLTVSGLSLDKTLLFIADHGRSLRSLRLPRSEIHDAVVGKAAAMLCGLTFVDLSYCISVGAEGLEALGKNCKSLSSLRRIMHPLEVIEKLSQDDEALAIASTMPKLKNLEIAYLLVDTASIVEILSNCKHLELLDVRGCWGVKLDEKFVKMFPKLKVVGPLVVDCYDMNGWDNCSDYSGSSGYLAWDFVAGDDDIDDDDEEYGDMLDDLWGDENPMDDVEMWFYDDVHAVDAGYDWPQSP